In a genomic window of Campylobacter concisus:
- a CDS encoding LPS-assembly protein LptD has protein sequence MRKILFLVPVCILNLSAAVQDVQLLADDVKQDKGIVTANKNVVVYSQDYLVTADCAVYDQNNSVIELFGNVNMMKGKSEVSRSNYAKLNLKNNDTAFESLFMMNKDMEVWMRSDESSSDSEYYRVKKAMVSSCNVQDPDWSITSSSAMLNKQSKFLHLFNPVFRIANVPVFYLPYFGFSTDTTRRTGLLPPELGYGKSEGFYYKQPIYFAPYNEWDFELDPQIRTNRGAGIYGAFRFTESPDSRGEISFGSFTDKNSYQAKQKGETSNKAELKNKTHKGIGLKYERDKLIRYLSEADLQEGIWIDATKLNDIDYLNLKGRDDDYDSLVTSKFNYFIANDDHYFGAYAKYYIDTEKIGSKNENKDTLQELPSLQYHKFTDDIVLPNILYSLDLQSHRYDRKIGVRATQYEFTLPASVHVPLLDDSLTFSFYEYLYASRINYENKINSFDDKREDKHTNFVNNYHKFALHTDLAKAYESFYHTLNFGAEYLLPGYRKGNLDDEFIYDKNLNEYENFLTQEQSKEEISGYLTQYFFNSNGRKIIKHSISQGYYTKEDEYSNLKNAIYLYPFENLSLYNKLEYSHKSKELKKVQSGFSYTNDLFWLNMLHTMKKNDSKIKNSATKDSYFTSGLGVKLPHQYSLIGGWQYDIERSYTKSWRVGVLHQRKCWNYGIIYQQDVEPTTTINGSASTRKNGIYFTINFYPMGGLHYDFSQSSTKSSAN, from the coding sequence ATGCGTAAAATTTTATTTTTAGTTCCGGTATGTATTTTAAATCTAAGTGCAGCTGTGCAAGATGTACAGCTTTTGGCCGATGATGTAAAGCAAGATAAAGGCATCGTAACGGCCAATAAAAATGTTGTTGTATATTCACAAGATTATCTTGTGACAGCTGATTGTGCAGTTTATGATCAAAATAATTCGGTTATCGAGCTTTTTGGTAACGTCAACATGATGAAGGGCAAGAGTGAAGTCTCTCGCTCAAACTATGCAAAGCTAAATTTAAAAAATAATGATACTGCTTTTGAATCGCTTTTTATGATGAATAAAGACATGGAAGTGTGGATGAGAAGCGATGAAAGTAGCTCTGATAGTGAGTACTATAGAGTTAAAAAAGCGATGGTTTCAAGCTGTAATGTCCAAGATCCTGACTGGAGTATCACCTCAAGCTCAGCTATGCTAAATAAACAAAGCAAATTTTTACATCTTTTTAATCCAGTCTTTCGTATAGCCAATGTACCAGTTTTTTACTTGCCATATTTTGGTTTTTCAACAGATACTACAAGAAGAACAGGTCTTTTGCCGCCTGAGCTTGGATACGGAAAATCTGAAGGTTTTTATTACAAGCAGCCGATTTATTTTGCACCTTATAATGAGTGGGACTTCGAGCTTGATCCGCAGATAAGAACAAATAGAGGTGCTGGAATTTATGGTGCGTTTAGATTTACTGAGTCGCCTGATTCAAGGGGCGAAATAAGCTTTGGCTCATTTACTGATAAAAACAGCTACCAAGCCAAGCAAAAAGGAGAGACTTCAAATAAGGCCGAACTAAAAAATAAAACACATAAAGGCATCGGACTAAAATACGAAAGAGATAAGCTTATAAGATACCTTAGTGAAGCAGATTTACAAGAGGGAATTTGGATAGACGCAACGAAGCTAAATGATATAGATTATTTAAATTTAAAGGGCAGGGATGATGATTATGATTCGCTTGTAACTTCTAAATTTAACTATTTCATCGCAAATGACGATCATTACTTTGGTGCTTATGCAAAATACTACATAGACACTGAAAAAATTGGCTCAAAAAATGAGAACAAAGACACACTTCAAGAGCTTCCATCGCTTCAGTATCATAAATTTACAGATGATATTGTCTTGCCAAATATCTTATATTCACTTGATCTTCAGTCACATAGATATGATAGAAAGATAGGCGTTAGAGCAACTCAGTATGAATTTACGCTTCCAGCTTCAGTGCATGTGCCACTGCTTGATGATAGCTTAACGTTTTCATTTTACGAGTATCTATACGCTTCAAGAATAAATTACGAGAATAAGATAAATTCATTTGATGATAAAAGAGAAGATAAGCATACAAATTTTGTAAATAATTACCACAAATTTGCCCTTCACACTGACCTTGCAAAAGCGTATGAAAGCTTTTATCATACTCTAAATTTTGGGGCCGAATACCTACTGCCAGGCTATAGAAAAGGAAATTTAGATGATGAGTTTATTTATGATAAAAATCTAAATGAGTATGAAAATTTCTTGACTCAAGAGCAGAGTAAGGAAGAAATTTCTGGTTATCTGACTCAGTATTTCTTTAACTCTAATGGTAGAAAGATTATAAAACATAGTATTTCTCAAGGATATTACACAAAAGAAGATGAATATTCGAATTTAAAAAATGCTATCTATCTATATCCATTTGAAAATTTAAGCCTTTATAATAAGCTTGAATATTCACACAAGAGCAAAGAGCTTAAAAAGGTACAAAGCGGATTTTCATACACAAATGATCTATTTTGGCTAAATATGCTTCACACCATGAAGAAAAATGATAGCAAAATAAAAAATAGTGCAACAAAAGATAGCTATTTTACAAGTGGTCTTGGAGTAAAATTACCTCATCAGTATAGCCTTATTGGCGGCTGGCAATATGATATTGAGCGAAGTTACACAAAAAGCTGGAGAGTTGGTGTACTTCATCAAAGAAAATGCTGGAATTACGGGATAATTTATCAACAAGATGTCGAGCCAACAACAACAATAAATGGCTCAGCATCAACTAGAAAAAATGGTATTTATTTCACGATAAATTTCTATCCAATGGGCGGTTTGCACTATGACTTTTCGCAAAGCAGTACAAAATCGAGTGCCAACTAA
- a CDS encoding DEAD/DEAH box helicase has product MFEILDLLDLDKSFKIAKEISANEDMDSLILVLENWERVNESIRPVFIDLIESFGFYPYLKDKNELLNTAALVRCEYHKSKFINDSENNRVTFHYWQKVLEEKISNRQNLLISAPTSFGKSLLIQEFVARKKYSNILIIQPTLALIDETRKKLQNYQDFYNIVVNTSQDINETNNLFILTSERVLDILPKINNIDLFIVDEFYKISNHKYDDRVSQLNIAFYKVMFRNPQLILLTPSVDNVDSDFIKKYSLKFFKPEYSLVRQELEKISCSSKEERKMKLFELLNSLSEPTIVYVRSPAQAEELSNEFIRDNKKGTENTFPIFEWIDENVSVKWNLKKYLQKGIGLHNGQYPRHIVNAQLDYFNNNKINILFATTSLIEGVNTVAKNIIIYDMRKGTSKLTYFDFNNIKGRAGRMMKYYTGKVYCFDDPPRQEMENIDVPIVTQDDSLQSEILINLNNEDIKDQKRRIYEELIKDLPADLLQIFKSNYYNIEKQKHLYNCLKGRKKILNQLSWDAPVPTYKTLSSTLYMVDHLLEGNKGDSYKFLAQKCLQIIQGGNLHSIISNEIKYQHTLDANRGKNEESIINLSVSKVFGFIRNQAKFEIPKRLSVLESIVNYLNGKQAANYSAFISILEHEGVDNKLSILLDFGVPASTLKKFKDMPNNNIIEYVKKNFEKIDLSSYEVDILKKL; this is encoded by the coding sequence ATGTTTGAAATTTTAGATTTATTGGATTTAGACAAGAGTTTTAAAATTGCTAAAGAAATTTCTGCCAATGAAGATATGGATAGCCTGATTTTAGTTTTAGAAAACTGGGAGCGTGTTAATGAAAGTATAAGGCCTGTTTTTATTGATTTAATTGAAAGTTTTGGTTTCTATCCATATTTAAAAGATAAAAATGAACTGCTTAATACTGCTGCATTAGTTAGGTGCGAGTACCACAAATCTAAATTTATAAACGATTCTGAAAACAATAGGGTAACGTTTCACTACTGGCAGAAGGTATTAGAGGAAAAAATCTCAAATAGACAAAATTTACTTATCTCTGCACCTACTAGTTTTGGTAAAAGCTTACTAATACAAGAATTTGTAGCAAGAAAAAAATATAGCAATATATTAATTATTCAACCGACATTGGCACTAATTGATGAAACTAGAAAAAAGCTTCAAAATTATCAAGATTTTTATAATATCGTGGTTAATACAAGCCAGGATATAAATGAAACAAACAACTTGTTTATTTTAACCAGTGAGCGAGTTTTAGATATTTTACCCAAAATTAACAATATAGATTTATTTATAGTTGATGAATTTTATAAAATATCAAACCATAAATACGACGATAGAGTCAGCCAATTAAACATTGCATTTTACAAAGTAATGTTTAGAAATCCGCAATTAATATTATTGACTCCATCGGTAGATAACGTTGATAGTGATTTTATTAAAAAATATAGTCTAAAATTCTTTAAACCGGAGTATTCATTAGTAAGACAAGAATTGGAAAAAATAAGCTGTAGTTCCAAGGAAGAAAGGAAAATGAAGCTATTTGAGCTATTAAATAGTTTAAGTGAGCCTACTATAGTTTATGTTAGATCCCCTGCTCAAGCAGAAGAATTGTCAAATGAATTTATTAGAGATAATAAAAAAGGCACAGAAAATACTTTCCCAATTTTTGAATGGATTGATGAAAACGTTTCCGTAAAATGGAATTTAAAAAAATACTTACAAAAAGGTATAGGTTTACATAACGGTCAATATCCTAGGCATATTGTTAATGCTCAACTCGACTATTTTAATAACAATAAAATAAATATATTATTTGCAACTACCTCATTAATAGAGGGTGTAAACACTGTCGCAAAAAACATTATCATATATGATATGCGCAAAGGCACAAGCAAGCTGACTTATTTTGATTTTAATAATATCAAGGGGCGTGCCGGAAGAATGATGAAATACTATACTGGAAAAGTATATTGTTTTGATGATCCTCCAAGGCAAGAGATGGAAAATATAGATGTTCCCATAGTTACTCAAGATGATAGTCTGCAGAGTGAAATTTTAATTAATCTAAATAACGAAGATATAAAAGACCAAAAGAGAAGAATATATGAAGAATTAATTAAAGATTTACCTGCAGATTTATTGCAAATTTTTAAATCGAACTATTATAATATTGAAAAGCAAAAGCACCTTTATAATTGCTTGAAGGGTAGAAAAAAGATATTGAATCAATTGAGCTGGGATGCACCAGTTCCTACTTATAAAACATTATCTAGTACATTATATATGGTAGATCATTTATTGGAAGGCAATAAGGGAGATAGTTATAAATTCTTAGCTCAAAAATGCCTTCAAATAATCCAGGGTGGAAATTTGCACTCTATTATAAGTAATGAGATTAAGTATCAGCATACGCTAGATGCCAATCGAGGTAAGAATGAAGAGAGTATCATTAACTTATCGGTTTCAAAAGTATTTGGTTTTATCAGAAATCAAGCCAAATTCGAAATACCTAAAAGGCTTAGTGTATTAGAAAGTATTGTAAATTATCTCAATGGCAAACAAGCCGCTAATTATTCTGCATTTATTTCTATTCTGGAACATGAAGGAGTGGATAATAAGTTAAGTATACTTTTAGATTTTGGAGTTCCCGCCTCCACGTTAAAAAAGTTTAAAGATATGCCCAATAACAATATTATTGAATATGTGAAAAAGAATTTTGAAAAAATAGATTTAAGTAGTTATGAAGTTGACATACTAAAGAAATTATGA
- a CDS encoding multidrug effflux MFS transporter, with amino-acid sequence MKKENSKLFLLLFLGTLSAFGPFVTDLYLPALPAITEWFKTSVTATQLTITTSMAGLAIGQLIVGPISDKFGRKLPLTISLIVYTISTIFIFFAQNIQFFIFMRIIQGLASAGSLVISRAVVSDLYKGHEMTKFFSLMMVVNGLAPILSPIGGSLLLKITDWRGIFMALTIIGILLFIANFYFKESLSQSNRLKMPLLVTYSVFGKILRKKKFMLFVSIQTFAMGAMFAYIASSSFIFQEFYSLSPVSYSFCFASNGLGLVIGARLASLLNERKALKTGLFGTLFASIFIAFMLCFKFEVIGVIIAFFLLLLFTGFVLPTASSLAMNEGREYAGSASAILGFCPFFLGGVVSPLVGLGDIFYSTSIVILACTLLALMSFLRLKRVA; translated from the coding sequence ATGAAAAAAGAAAATTCCAAACTATTTTTATTGCTATTTTTAGGCACTCTCTCTGCCTTTGGACCATTTGTTACAGACCTTTATTTGCCAGCACTTCCAGCTATTACTGAGTGGTTTAAAACAAGTGTTACAGCTACGCAATTAACGATCACGACATCGATGGCGGGCTTAGCCATAGGTCAGCTCATAGTTGGCCCAATAAGTGATAAATTTGGCCGAAAATTGCCCCTTACCATCTCGCTCATCGTCTATACTATAAGCACTATTTTTATATTTTTTGCACAAAATATCCAGTTTTTTATCTTTATGAGAATTATTCAAGGGCTTGCGAGCGCTGGTAGTTTGGTTATTTCAAGGGCTGTTGTTAGTGATCTTTATAAGGGTCATGAAATGACTAAATTTTTTAGCCTTATGATGGTCGTAAATGGTCTTGCTCCGATACTATCGCCAATTGGTGGTAGTTTACTGCTTAAAATTACAGACTGGCGTGGCATCTTTATGGCACTTACTATCATTGGCATTTTGCTTTTTATCGCAAATTTTTATTTCAAAGAGAGCTTAAGTCAGTCAAATCGCTTAAAAATGCCTTTGCTAGTGACTTATAGTGTTTTTGGCAAAATTTTAAGAAAGAAAAAATTTATGCTTTTCGTAAGCATTCAGACATTTGCTATGGGTGCGATGTTTGCCTATATAGCGTCATCTTCGTTTATTTTTCAAGAATTTTATTCTCTAAGTCCAGTAAGTTATAGCTTTTGCTTTGCTTCAAATGGTTTAGGGCTTGTTATAGGAGCAAGGCTTGCTAGTCTTTTAAATGAGAGAAAAGCGCTCAAAACCGGGCTTTTTGGCACCTTGTTTGCTAGCATTTTTATTGCTTTCATGCTTTGTTTCAAATTTGAAGTGATCGGCGTTATCATCGCATTTTTCTTATTGCTTCTTTTTACAGGATTTGTCTTGCCAACTGCTTCATCGCTAGCTATGAACGAAGGCAGAGAATACGCAGGTTCAGCCTCAGCGATACTTGGATTTTGCCCATTTTTCTTAGGCGGCGTCGTCTCTCCGCTAGTTGGGCTTGGTGATATATTTTATTCGACTTCTATTGTTATTTTAGCCTGCACATTACTTGCTTTGATGTCTTTTTTAAGGTTAAAAAGAGTTGCGTAA
- a CDS encoding HamA C-terminal domain-containing protein: MNYLTNKYEYESIRTYCFHIVFDINDEGWVYQKIDEWNEEIFNEIPFFALGKKRALEISSEFGPRKATRDGMELLYKVKEIKEANEYFISADKDAEDRYLKRGEFGELILYYLLERQFNKPQLISKIYFKDSLSGMVHGFDAVHYDKEKNELWIGESKFYKSLSNALQDLANDLFEHFNVNFFDSEFAIINNRLSDYYDDKEVSDEIRELIKSSTFIQRLSNINACFFALFDSKILDNFKFNDSGNTHNDFKDILEKFAKDTREKFEQKIKDFGNRDRIKINLFLFPVESKFKLVKQLHEKLKKEQN; this comes from the coding sequence TTGAACTATCTAACAAATAAGTATGAGTATGAAAGTATTCGAACGTATTGCTTTCATATCGTTTTTGATATAAACGATGAAGGATGGGTATATCAAAAAATAGATGAGTGGAATGAGGAAATTTTTAATGAAATTCCATTCTTTGCACTTGGTAAAAAAAGAGCTTTAGAGATTTCATCGGAATTTGGTCCTAGAAAAGCTACTAGGGACGGCATGGAGTTGCTTTATAAAGTTAAAGAGATTAAAGAAGCTAACGAATATTTCATATCGGCAGATAAGGATGCAGAAGATAGATATTTAAAGCGTGGCGAATTTGGAGAGCTTATATTATATTATTTACTGGAAAGACAATTTAATAAACCACAACTTATATCCAAAATATATTTTAAAGATAGTCTAAGCGGAATGGTTCATGGTTTTGATGCGGTTCATTATGACAAAGAGAAGAATGAACTCTGGATAGGTGAGAGTAAATTTTATAAAAGCCTATCAAATGCATTACAGGATCTAGCTAATGATTTATTTGAGCATTTTAATGTTAATTTTTTTGATTCTGAATTTGCAATCATCAATAATAGATTAAGCGATTATTATGACGATAAAGAAGTGAGTGATGAAATAAGAGAATTAATTAAATCTAGTACTTTTATACAAAGACTATCAAATATAAATGCTTGCTTTTTTGCACTATTTGATAGTAAAATTTTAGACAATTTTAAATTTAACGATTCAGGAAATACGCATAACGATTTTAAAGATATATTGGAGAAATTTGCAAAAGATACTAGGGAAAAATTTGAACAAAAAATTAAAGATTTTGGCAATAGAGATAGAATTAAAATAAATTTATTTTTGTTTCCGGTAGAAAGTAAATTTAAGCTAGTAAAGCAGCTACATGAAAAATTAAAAAAAGAGCAGAATTAA
- a CDS encoding RDD family protein, whose protein sequence is MSMQIVEKLEKEEISLAPFSKRVLAYSIDECIVSFLFLIIYWDAFLSVMSYNEARNLTLNFFWQIVALKIIYHAFFVWYYGASLGQMLTKTMCINVEILDRPNFISSLVRAIFRLVSEACFYLGFAWAFANPARQTWQDKIAKTVVINA, encoded by the coding sequence ATGAGTATGCAGATAGTTGAAAAACTTGAAAAAGAAGAAATTTCGCTAGCGCCATTTTCAAAAAGAGTGCTAGCTTATTCAATTGATGAATGTATCGTTTCTTTTTTGTTTTTGATCATTTACTGGGATGCCTTTTTGTCGGTTATGAGCTATAATGAAGCCAGAAATTTGACTTTAAATTTCTTTTGGCAAATAGTCGCACTAAAGATTATTTATCATGCATTTTTTGTTTGGTATTATGGTGCGAGCCTTGGACAAATGCTAACAAAGACGATGTGCATTAATGTAGAAATTTTAGATAGACCAAATTTTATTTCAAGCTTGGTAAGAGCGATTTTTAGGTTGGTTAGCGAAGCTTGTTTTTATCTTGGTTTCGCATGGGCATTTGCAAATCCAGCTAGGCAGACTTGGCAAGACAAAATAGCAAAAACAGTGGTGATAAATGCGTAA
- a CDS encoding cupin domain-containing protein gives MSKIYNLNTDTKVVSKSVVSKRIFDCENAHVDVFAFDTGEELDHEMLFCDSLAWVVEGGATLYYGEKQMHIGGEQACLIEKKVWRKLVFNEPTKYISIDFKEDLMIDHLPKAAIFSLVDAVEYEKGKIVSKTLVKNENGSMSLLSFDTDQELSTHAAPGDALLIALDGEMKLTIGDEHFDIKKGDTIVLPGKIPHGLKIKDKFKMLLIVTKDKM, from the coding sequence ATGAGTAAAATTTACAATCTAAACACTGACACGAAAGTTGTTTCTAAAAGCGTCGTTAGCAAGAGAATTTTTGATTGCGAGAATGCTCATGTCGATGTATTTGCTTTTGATACGGGCGAGGAGCTAGATCATGAGATGCTGTTTTGTGACAGTCTTGCATGGGTTGTAGAGGGTGGTGCTACCCTATACTACGGTGAAAAGCAGATGCATATAGGTGGCGAGCAAGCTTGCCTGATAGAGAAAAAAGTGTGGCGTAAGCTAGTTTTTAACGAACCAACGAAATATATTTCAATTGATTTTAAGGAGGACTTAATGATAGATCATTTACCTAAGGCAGCTATTTTTAGCTTAGTTGATGCAGTCGAATACGAAAAAGGCAAAATCGTGAGCAAAACGCTTGTTAAAAATGAGAATGGCTCGATGTCGCTGCTTAGTTTTGACACAGACCAAGAGCTCTCAACTCACGCAGCTCCAGGCGATGCACTACTTATCGCACTTGATGGCGAGATGAAGCTAACTATTGGTGATGAACATTTTGATATCAAAAAAGGCGATACCATCGTGCTTCCAGGCAAAATACCACACGGATTAAAGATAAAAGATAAATTTAAAATGCTCCTAATTGTCACTAAAGACAAAATGTAA
- the purD gene encoding phosphoribosylamine--glycine ligase, whose translation MNILIIGSGGREYAIALKLKNEKNINLYFAPGNGATSRLGENLKIKDFYELTKFAKQNDIALTIVGPEAPLSEGVVDIFKKEGLLIFGPSKAAARLEASKAYMKDFLARNNIKTARYLNTDDKEKAFKFIDTLSAPMVVKADGLCAGKGVIIANSKEDAKEAVSDMLSGASFGEAGKFVVVEEFLDGFELSFFAICDGENFVSLPVAQDHKRLLDNDEGPNTGGMGAYAPSPLASKELIKRVEEEVVKPTLKGMKNEGSPFCGVLFVGLMIVKNEPYVLEFNVRFGDPECEVLMPLIDGNLSEILLNAAKGELKPISLKDEFAVGVVMASKDYPYKSSSKAKISVLNDVKDAHIAYAGVSEQDGEIYADGGRVLVCVATAKSIKEARDRAYELCENVKFDGAHYRKDIAWQALK comes from the coding sequence ATGAATATTCTCATAATAGGAAGTGGCGGCCGCGAATACGCCATTGCTCTAAAACTAAAAAACGAAAAAAATATAAATTTATACTTTGCGCCTGGAAATGGTGCGACGTCACGCCTTGGTGAGAATTTGAAGATAAAAGACTTTTATGAGCTTACAAAATTTGCTAAGCAAAATGATATTGCTCTAACTATCGTAGGCCCTGAAGCGCCGCTTAGTGAAGGTGTAGTGGATATCTTTAAAAAAGAGGGCTTGCTTATATTTGGACCAAGCAAGGCAGCTGCTAGACTTGAAGCTAGCAAGGCTTATATGAAGGACTTTTTAGCTAGAAATAATATAAAAACTGCAAGATATTTAAACACAGACGATAAAGAAAAAGCATTTAAATTTATTGATACCTTAAGCGCGCCAATGGTTGTAAAGGCCGATGGACTTTGCGCTGGCAAGGGCGTAATAATAGCAAATTCTAAAGAGGATGCCAAAGAGGCAGTTAGTGACATGCTAAGTGGAGCTAGCTTTGGCGAGGCTGGTAAATTTGTGGTGGTTGAAGAGTTTTTAGACGGCTTTGAGCTGAGCTTTTTTGCTATTTGTGACGGCGAAAATTTTGTAAGTTTGCCAGTGGCACAAGATCATAAACGTCTGCTTGATAATGACGAAGGTCCAAATACTGGCGGCATGGGTGCTTATGCTCCAAGTCCGCTTGCTTCAAAAGAGCTGATAAAAAGGGTTGAAGAAGAGGTTGTAAAGCCAACTTTAAAAGGGATGAAAAACGAGGGCAGTCCGTTTTGTGGAGTACTTTTTGTAGGGCTAATGATCGTGAAAAATGAGCCTTATGTACTTGAGTTTAACGTAAGATTTGGCGATCCTGAGTGCGAGGTATTGATGCCATTAATTGACGGAAATCTAAGCGAAATTTTACTAAATGCTGCAAAGGGCGAGCTAAAGCCTATTAGTTTAAAAGATGAATTTGCAGTTGGCGTTGTGATGGCTAGTAAGGACTATCCGTATAAAAGCAGCTCAAAAGCTAAAATTTCAGTTTTAAATGATGTAAAAGATGCTCACATCGCTTATGCTGGTGTTAGTGAGCAAGATGGAGAAATTTATGCAGATGGTGGCAGAGTATTAGTCTGCGTTGCCACTGCGAAGAGCATAAAAGAGGCACGTGATAGAGCTTATGAGCTTTGCGAAAATGTAAAATTTGACGGAGCACATTATAGAAAAGATATTGCCTGGCAGGCATTAAAATGA
- a CDS encoding uroporphyrinogen-III synthase, giving the protein MRKIYLISNTKTADESVVNLSVSKIEFLKFELNLSYYDVLVATSKNAFNALKFNGISPMNLPVFAIANSCAAAAREFGFSEIYIGKNAHGDDFAREILPLLKGKKVLYLKGKDSASNFLEILQNGGVNIKAIIAYENVLNPCKMELKPPKNSILIFASPLNVKNFLNNFGWDESYQAISIGKVTAKELKFTEPIVSQSQDINACIALAKTLL; this is encoded by the coding sequence TTGCGTAAAATTTATCTTATTTCAAACACAAAAACAGCCGATGAGAGCGTTGTAAATTTAAGCGTTAGCAAGATCGAGTTTTTAAAATTTGAACTAAATTTAAGCTACTATGACGTACTGGTAGCTACTTCTAAAAATGCTTTTAATGCATTAAAATTTAATGGCATTTCACCTATGAATTTGCCAGTCTTTGCTATCGCAAATAGTTGTGCGGCAGCCGCAAGAGAGTTTGGATTTAGTGAAATTTATATCGGAAAGAACGCTCACGGAGATGACTTTGCAAGAGAAATTTTGCCACTTTTAAAAGGTAAAAAGGTTCTTTATCTAAAGGGTAAAGATAGTGCTTCAAATTTCTTAGAAATTTTGCAAAATGGCGGAGTAAATATAAAAGCGATCATCGCCTATGAAAATGTCTTAAATCCTTGCAAAATGGAGCTAAAACCACCAAAAAATAGTATCTTGATCTTTGCTTCTCCACTAAATGTTAAAAATTTTCTTAATAATTTTGGCTGGGATGAGAGCTATCAAGCAATAAGCATTGGAAAGGTCACTGCAAAAGAGCTAAAATTTACCGAGCCAATAGTAAGCCAAAGTCAAGATATAAACGCCTGTATCGCGCTTGCCAAAACATTACTTTAA